In Deltaproteobacteria bacterium, a single window of DNA contains:
- a CDS encoding aspartyl protease family protein: MGLVYADIELTSGDDLVLFRKKKIQEKEIRTLPVKILVDSGAYTLSINEHIKEQLGLEKIEERVVELADGSEMRLEVVAAVEIRFENRRAMVEPVVLPGNAEPLLGVVPMEIMDVRIEPLQEKLIVNPETPFIPKSKLKKI, encoded by the coding sequence ATGGGATTAGTTTATGCCGACATAGAACTCACTTCCGGAGACGATTTGGTTCTTTTTCGAAAGAAGAAAATTCAGGAAAAAGAGATCAGAACGCTTCCAGTCAAAATACTCGTCGACAGTGGGGCTTATACTTTATCCATTAATGAACATATCAAGGAACAGCTAGGCTTGGAAAAAATTGAGGAAAGGGTAGTGGAATTGGCGGATGGTTCCGAAATGCGTCTGGAGGTTGTCGCTGCAGTAGAGATTCGTTTTGAGAATAGACGGGCGATGGTGGAACCTGTTGTGTTACCTGGTAATGCAGAACCCCTTTTGGGAGTGGTTCCCATGGAAATTATGGATGTGCGGATCGAACCGCTTCAAGAAAAGTTGATTGTAAATCCGGAGACACCGTTTATTCCGAAGAGTAAATTGAAAAAAATATGA
- the alaS gene encoding alanine--tRNA ligase, which produces MNSKQIREKFLQYFESKNHQRVRSSSLIPSNDPTLFFTNAGMVQFKNLFLGLEKASYKRATTSQKCMRVSGKHNDLENVGRTHRHHTFFEMLGNFSFGDYFKKDAIHYAWEFLTKVMNLPKDRLWVTVFREDDEAAALWEKEIGIDPKRIIRLGEKDNFWSMGEEGPCGPCTEIHYDFRVKFEETEESFLKAADSGEVVEIWNLVFMQYNRSADGTMEDLPKPSVDTGMGLERLACVVQGKLSNYECDLFTPLISRIEELVGKKCGVNEATTVSIRVLADHIRATAFLIGDGVQPANEGRGYVLRRIMRRAIRHGRMLGQNQPFFYKLLDTLVAEMGEAYPELIKHKTFIESVIKAEEERFLTTLEKGLEMIEAEKQKLKQSGEKCFAGDIVFKLYDTFGFPVDLIQNIADEEGYIVDMEGFEEAMLTQKQSARRAWRGSGQEKVAQVYQELAKHFPPTKFLGYESLEADSKMLAMVRNGEKINEAKVGDQIYLLAEQTPFYGESGGQVGDVGTLSGRNFKIQIEDTQKPVPDYVVHIGKVTQGFVKTGDLIHLSVDAKFRTPTQLNHTATHLLHAALRQVLGDHVRQAGSQVAPHRLRFDFSHFEPLTDEQVEKIESIVNQKIRESIPVAKKEMAYDEAISTGAMALFGEKYGDKVRVLSVGDFSTELCGGTHIDHTGEIGFFKIVEETSVAAGVRRIEAVTGQDALQYCRKLERQLKQLAQQLKVGVSDLPEKLNKLSEQTKKMEKEIAALRKKLLSGDSAADTAQDIREKNGAKFLATKVEAEDINSLRAYSDQLLAKLGNGVLLLSAAMEGKVTLIVRVSKELCSQYKAGEIIKPLAEIIGGSGGGRPDMAQAGGTHVEKIEEALKKFYEIMK; this is translated from the coding sequence ATGAATTCCAAACAAATCCGAGAAAAATTTCTTCAATATTTTGAATCTAAAAATCATCAACGTGTGCGAAGTTCTTCGCTGATTCCCAGCAATGATCCGACCTTGTTTTTTACCAATGCCGGCATGGTGCAGTTTAAGAATCTTTTTTTGGGATTAGAAAAAGCGAGTTACAAGCGGGCAACTACCTCCCAAAAATGCATGCGTGTTTCGGGAAAGCACAATGATTTGGAAAACGTGGGTCGTACTCATCGGCATCATACCTTTTTTGAGATGCTCGGAAATTTTTCTTTTGGGGATTATTTCAAAAAAGACGCCATCCATTATGCCTGGGAATTTTTAACTAAAGTGATGAATTTGCCCAAAGATCGTTTGTGGGTCACGGTTTTCCGCGAAGATGATGAAGCGGCAGCTTTGTGGGAAAAAGAGATAGGGATAGATCCTAAAAGGATCATTCGTCTGGGTGAAAAAGACAACTTTTGGAGTATGGGCGAAGAAGGCCCTTGTGGACCTTGTACCGAAATTCATTATGATTTTCGGGTAAAATTTGAAGAGACTGAAGAGAGCTTTTTGAAGGCCGCCGATTCGGGTGAAGTGGTAGAAATCTGGAATCTGGTTTTCATGCAGTATAACCGCAGTGCGGATGGCACTATGGAAGATCTGCCCAAACCCAGTGTGGATACGGGAATGGGCCTGGAGCGTCTGGCTTGTGTGGTGCAAGGAAAACTTTCCAATTATGAATGTGATTTGTTCACGCCGCTCATTTCCAGAATAGAAGAGTTGGTCGGAAAAAAATGTGGAGTGAATGAAGCCACGACGGTTTCCATTCGAGTATTGGCCGATCATATCCGCGCCACCGCTTTTTTAATTGGTGACGGTGTGCAACCTGCCAACGAAGGCCGAGGTTATGTGCTGCGACGTATTATGCGCCGTGCCATTCGCCATGGACGCATGCTGGGGCAGAATCAGCCTTTCTTTTATAAATTGCTCGATACCTTGGTGGCTGAAATGGGCGAGGCCTATCCCGAATTAATTAAACACAAAACCTTTATCGAATCGGTAATCAAAGCTGAAGAAGAACGCTTTCTCACCACCCTTGAAAAAGGTCTGGAGATGATTGAGGCCGAAAAACAAAAGCTGAAGCAGAGTGGGGAAAAGTGTTTTGCGGGAGACATCGTCTTTAAACTTTACGACACCTTTGGTTTTCCCGTCGATCTCATCCAGAATATCGCCGATGAAGAAGGCTATATCGTGGACATGGAAGGCTTTGAAGAAGCCATGCTGACCCAGAAACAATCCGCCCGCCGTGCCTGGAGAGGTTCAGGTCAGGAAAAAGTGGCCCAAGTTTATCAAGAGTTGGCCAAGCATTTTCCTCCCACAAAATTTTTGGGATATGAAAGTTTGGAGGCCGATTCTAAAATGTTGGCCATGGTTCGCAATGGTGAAAAAATCAACGAAGCAAAAGTGGGCGATCAAATTTATCTCCTCGCAGAACAAACTCCTTTTTATGGCGAGTCGGGGGGACAAGTGGGTGATGTGGGAACACTCAGTGGAAGAAATTTTAAGATTCAAATCGAAGATACCCAAAAACCCGTGCCCGATTACGTGGTGCATATTGGAAAAGTTACGCAAGGTTTCGTGAAAACGGGGGACCTTATCCATCTGAGCGTGGATGCCAAATTTCGTACACCGACTCAACTCAATCACACGGCGACACATCTATTGCATGCTGCGCTCCGCCAGGTCTTGGGAGATCATGTTCGTCAGGCGGGGTCACAAGTGGCGCCTCATCGCTTGAGATTTGATTTCAGTCATTTCGAGCCGCTGACGGACGAGCAAGTGGAGAAGATTGAATCCATCGTGAATCAAAAAATCCGCGAAAGTATTCCTGTCGCAAAAAAAGAAATGGCTTATGACGAGGCTATTTCCACCGGCGCGATGGCCTTGTTTGGAGAAAAATATGGAGACAAAGTTCGCGTGTTGAGCGTGGGTGATTTTTCAACTGAACTTTGTGGGGGAACTCATATCGATCATACCGGCGAAATTGGCTTCTTTAAAATTGTGGAAGAAACTTCAGTCGCCGCCGGTGTGCGTCGTATTGAGGCTGTGACGGGACAAGACGCCCTCCAGTATTGCCGCAAGTTGGAGCGTCAATTGAAGCAGCTTGCGCAGCAACTGAAGGTAGGGGTGAGTGACTTGCCTGAAAAATTAAATAAACTGAGCGAGCAGACCAAAAAAATGGAGAAAGAAATTGCAGCTCTTCGCAAGAAGCTGCTTTCAGGAGACTCTGCAGCGGATACTGCTCAAGACATCCGTGAAAAAAATGGTGCGAAATTTTTGGCCACAAAAGTGGAGGCCGAAGATATTAATTCTTTACGCGCCTATTCGGATCAGCTTCTGGCAAAGCTGGGAAATGGTGTGCTGCTCTTGTCCGCAGCTATGGAAGGCAAAGTGACCCTCATTGTTCGTGTGTCCAAAGAACTCTGTTCCCAATACAAGGCCGGTGAGATCATTAAACCGTTGGCAGAAATTATCGGTGGCTCCGGCGGAGGTAGACCTGATATGGCCCAGGCGGGAGGGACTCATGTGGAGAAGATAGAAGAGGCCTTGAAGAAGTTTTATGAAATCATGAAATGA
- a CDS encoding VTT domain-containing protein — MNSFYQFLTELHSSGGLEQLIRTGGPWLIMFIIFSETGLLAGFFLPGDSLLVTAGYLTTKSFGYHQPILDFYLLNLGLIGAAFIGDQLGYFLGNKTGHRIFAKADGRFFKKKYAEDAHAFYERHGGKAVVMARFVPIFRTFVPFIAGVAEMPYKKFILFSILGASLWIISLTSVGHFLGKSALGEKIHSIILSVVFISILPMLLTLIKKALLARRAKIKTTLG, encoded by the coding sequence ATGAATTCTTTTTATCAATTCTTAACAGAACTTCACTCCAGTGGCGGACTTGAACAGCTTATTCGAACAGGTGGGCCGTGGTTAATCATGTTTATCATTTTTTCAGAAACAGGCTTGCTGGCCGGTTTCTTTTTACCGGGCGATTCTTTGCTGGTGACCGCCGGCTATCTCACCACAAAAAGTTTTGGATACCACCAACCCATTTTAGATTTTTATTTACTTAACCTTGGATTAATTGGCGCAGCATTTATTGGGGACCAACTGGGCTACTTTTTAGGGAACAAGACCGGACATAGAATTTTTGCCAAAGCGGACGGACGATTTTTTAAAAAGAAATATGCCGAGGATGCCCATGCCTTTTATGAAAGACATGGTGGCAAGGCGGTGGTGATGGCCCGCTTTGTTCCCATCTTCAGAACCTTTGTTCCCTTCATCGCCGGCGTTGCCGAGATGCCCTATAAAAAATTTATTTTATTCAGTATCTTGGGAGCTAGCCTTTGGATTATTTCCTTAACTAGCGTTGGGCATTTTTTGGGTAAAAGCGCCCTGGGAGAAAAAATTCATAGCATCATTTTGTCGGTCGTTTTTATCTCCATTTTACCGATGCTGCTCACGCTGATCAAAAAAGCCCTCCTGGCGCGTCGGGCTAAAATAAAAACTACATTGGGATAG
- a CDS encoding patatin-like phospholipase family protein: MGKIALVLSGGGARGAYEAGVINYIRTGLPKTVSSRAFEIISGSSAGAINAAAVAAFAHDPELQGKIIREFWSNLKPEDVYNRSFSAAAQFISSSVGGLFRNLIALNPLRSKKSSSHHFNYILDTNPLREYLKKNIPWAQLNKNVLKGTVDALTVTATNTKSGRCELFIKKKPEINYTGEYRVHEVNFQAEHVIASAAIPVIFPTIKIGKTYYTDGGLRLFAPMSPAIQLNASGIIMVGLRHKATEQEIRAYDDVEMKTPPTIAQLAGRVMNMIFLDRVQYDLEQMDRINKVIEWSEKVYGKDYLTKINRMLSKERRTVDIAKRGLKKINVVEILPSTFISNIFEQWYTKLSKGVYKLSAMEQLLLRVLDVNATDSLELLSYLTFSKEYIQDLVELGYQDAKKQKDRLIDLLSTPHETD; this comes from the coding sequence ATGGGGAAAATTGCTTTGGTTCTATCAGGGGGCGGTGCTCGGGGGGCCTATGAAGCCGGTGTGATTAATTATATTCGTACAGGCCTGCCTAAAACAGTCAGTTCCAGGGCCTTTGAGATCATCTCGGGTTCTTCAGCAGGAGCCATCAATGCCGCCGCCGTAGCCGCTTTTGCTCACGATCCTGAGCTTCAAGGCAAAATTATTCGGGAATTCTGGTCAAACTTAAAGCCGGAAGATGTCTACAATCGAAGTTTTTCGGCAGCCGCACAGTTTATTTCCTCTTCTGTGGGGGGCTTGTTTCGAAATCTCATTGCCCTGAATCCTCTCCGCTCCAAAAAAAGCTCATCCCATCATTTTAATTACATTTTAGATACTAATCCCCTGCGTGAATATCTCAAAAAAAATATCCCCTGGGCCCAGCTCAATAAGAATGTTTTAAAAGGCACAGTGGATGCCCTTACCGTGACGGCAACCAACACCAAAAGTGGACGCTGTGAACTTTTTATCAAAAAGAAACCCGAAATCAACTACACCGGAGAATATCGGGTTCATGAGGTGAATTTTCAGGCCGAACATGTCATTGCCTCGGCCGCTATTCCTGTCATCTTTCCCACTATTAAAATTGGAAAAACCTATTACACCGATGGCGGCTTGCGTCTTTTTGCGCCCATGTCTCCCGCGATTCAATTGAATGCCTCGGGCATCATCATGGTGGGGCTGAGACACAAGGCCACCGAACAAGAGATTCGTGCCTACGATGATGTTGAAATGAAAACGCCTCCCACGATTGCCCAACTTGCAGGACGAGTGATGAACATGATTTTTCTGGATCGTGTCCAATACGACCTGGAGCAGATGGATCGCATTAATAAAGTGATAGAATGGAGTGAAAAAGTTTACGGAAAAGATTATCTGACAAAAATCAACAGAATGCTTTCCAAAGAAAGAAGGACCGTCGACATTGCCAAGCGCGGGCTTAAAAAAATTAATGTCGTTGAAATTTTACCTTCCACTTTTATCAGCAATATTTTCGAGCAATGGTACACCAAGCTTTCAAAAGGGGTTTACAAGCTTTCGGCGATGGAACAATTGCTCTTGAGAGTACTTGACGTCAATGCCACAGATTCTCTAGAGCTGCTCAGCTATCTGACTTTTTCCAAAGAGTATATACAAGATCTGGTTGAGCTCGGTTATCAAGATGCCAAAAAACAGAAAGACCGTTTGATCGATCTTTTATCAACCCCTCATGAAACTGATTAG
- the xth gene encoding exodeoxyribonuclease III: MKLISWNVNGLRAVATKGFHDWLAQTDPDILGLQEIKCKTEQLTPLLKEFPGYHSYWNPAQRPGYSGVALFTKQKPIEVQLSLGIPHFDDEGRTIIAEYENFFLINSYYPNGRDDLSRVSFKLEYSDAVLALANKLKASKPVLLCGDFNTAHQEIDLARPKENQENTGFLPQERAWIDKLLLDGYVDIFRKLNPNPGHYSWWSYRAAARKKNVGWRIDYFFVSENFVSQVKKSYYQHEVLGSDHCPVVLETA; encoded by the coding sequence ATGAAACTGATTAGCTGGAATGTAAATGGACTCCGCGCTGTAGCCACCAAGGGCTTTCACGATTGGCTTGCTCAAACAGATCCTGATATCCTGGGACTTCAGGAAATTAAATGTAAAACAGAACAACTCACCCCGCTCCTCAAGGAATTCCCGGGTTATCATTCCTATTGGAATCCCGCCCAGCGCCCTGGCTATAGCGGGGTGGCTCTCTTTACCAAGCAAAAACCCATTGAGGTGCAGCTCAGCCTGGGGATTCCTCATTTTGACGACGAGGGAAGAACTATTATTGCCGAGTATGAAAATTTTTTTCTCATCAATAGTTACTATCCGAATGGTCGAGATGATCTTTCCCGCGTGTCCTTTAAATTGGAGTACAGCGATGCCGTCCTCGCTCTAGCAAATAAACTCAAGGCTTCCAAACCCGTTCTGCTTTGTGGAGATTTCAACACCGCTCACCAGGAGATTGATTTGGCACGTCCCAAGGAAAATCAGGAGAACACAGGGTTTCTTCCGCAGGAAAGAGCGTGGATCGATAAGCTGCTGCTTGATGGTTATGTGGATATTTTCAGAAAGCTTAATCCAAACCCCGGACATTATTCCTGGTGGTCTTATCGGGCCGCTGCACGAAAAAAAAATGTGGGTTGGAGGATTGATTATTTTTTTGTAAGTGAAAACTTTGTTTCGCAGGTGAAAAAATCTTATTATCAACACGAGGTTTTAGGGTCGGATCATTGTCCGGTGGTTTTGGAAACTGCATAA
- a CDS encoding NifU family protein has translation MFSSKKQIEQLETQIASLQKKIKNIQESYEQNLRSLRQQVAAMVSGYPVSPEAILSGLGYSEIPKENVLEFIEQHPELLVLDVRSDTGWNAGHIPNAKHIPAEQVLLRLHEFPSKKQPILTICTNGNTGVSVAQQLAREGFQLVFNALGGMAGYSGKLEAPKAEITNEEEIEGENRELIAKVVEIIDRDIRPGLKKDGGDLKILSVHEGVVNIKMIGACAGCGALHSTVNEGIKKHVMKLISEIKDVRDLSKGI, from the coding sequence ATGTTCAGCTCAAAAAAACAAATTGAACAATTAGAAACACAAATTGCTTCACTCCAAAAAAAAATTAAAAACATCCAAGAAAGTTACGAGCAAAATTTAAGATCTCTGCGTCAACAAGTTGCGGCCATGGTCAGTGGTTATCCGGTGAGTCCGGAGGCCATCCTTTCGGGATTGGGCTATTCTGAAATCCCCAAAGAAAATGTGCTTGAGTTTATAGAACAGCATCCCGAGTTGTTGGTGCTGGATGTTCGCTCCGATACAGGCTGGAATGCAGGTCATATCCCCAATGCCAAGCATATCCCTGCCGAGCAAGTGCTGTTGCGACTGCATGAATTTCCCAGTAAAAAACAGCCCATCCTCACGATTTGCACCAATGGCAACACCGGGGTGAGCGTGGCTCAACAACTGGCCCGCGAAGGTTTTCAACTGGTGTTTAATGCCTTGGGTGGAATGGCTGGATATAGCGGAAAACTGGAAGCGCCGAAGGCAGAGATCACAAACGAAGAAGAAATCGAAGGTGAAAATAGAGAGCTCATCGCAAAAGTGGTAGAAATTATCGACAGAGATATTCGTCCAGGGCTTAAAAAAGATGGGGGAGATTTAAAAATTCTTTCAGTCCACGAAGGTGTTGTAAATATTAAAATGATTGGTGCCTGTGCAGGTTGCGGGGCACTGCATTCTACAGTGAATGAGGGAATTAAAAAACATGTGATGAAATTGATTTCAGAAATAAAAGATGTGAGAGATTTGAGTAAGGGAATTTAG
- a CDS encoding methyltransferase, which yields MFQVTLHQPTKGYRYNIDSLLLSKFAKFKKNERVCDLGCGVGILGILALIWGKASEVVGVEVQEELARFAQQNIEELQLQNSFRLICDNWKRVAKQLKSERFDLILSNPPYRKSGSGRLSSHTQKIIAKHEVKGSLKDLLITGKQLMARKGRFCLIYPTLRLEEFIQETGKQGLKISRLQMVHPFVHQKANHFMVELKLSVQGEIEIQPALVVYKEAGVYTEEVEGWVGKQFDPSELDRE from the coding sequence ATGTTTCAAGTCACCCTCCATCAACCAACAAAAGGTTACCGCTACAATATCGATTCATTACTTCTCTCCAAATTTGCAAAATTCAAAAAAAATGAAAGGGTCTGTGACCTCGGTTGTGGAGTGGGAATTCTCGGTATCCTGGCCTTAATTTGGGGAAAAGCTAGTGAAGTAGTGGGAGTCGAAGTACAGGAAGAGCTTGCACGATTTGCACAGCAAAATATTGAAGAGCTTCAGCTGCAAAATTCTTTTCGCCTGATTTGCGACAATTGGAAAAGAGTGGCAAAGCAGCTGAAGTCAGAGCGTTTTGATTTAATTTTGTCCAATCCTCCTTACCGAAAATCAGGGAGCGGAAGACTTTCCAGTCATACTCAAAAAATTATTGCCAAGCACGAGGTGAAAGGAAGTTTGAAAGATCTGCTTATTACTGGAAAACAATTGATGGCCCGCAAAGGCCGATTTTGTTTGATTTATCCGACGCTGCGACTTGAAGAATTCATTCAAGAAACCGGGAAGCAGGGGCTAAAAATTTCCAGACTCCAAATGGTACATCCCTTTGTCCATCAAAAAGCTAATCATTTTATGGTGGAATTAAAATTGAGTGTGCAAGGGGAAATTGAGATACAACCTGCTTTAGTGGTTTATAAAGAAGCAGGTGTTTACACAGAAGAAGTCGAAGGGTGGGTGGGAAAGCAGTTTGATCCATCGGAGTTGGATAGGGAATAA
- a CDS encoding enoyl-CoA hydratase/isomerase family protein, whose product MPLILFNQDGPIGKITLNNPEQLNAITPEMGDELKALIPQLNQKKELRVVLVTGTGKAFSAGGNLQFILDRTKRTPEQNKQDMIEFYSKFLSVRNLEVPSIAMINGPSIGAGFCLALACDIRYSSDQAKMGVNFAKLGLSSGMGGLYFVTKLLGPAKAADLFFSGRTLEASEAFQMGLLNRICSPENLEKETLAFANLIATNAPLPLKIMKKGLQKAVNWTLEEVFDYESSGQAQCFPTEDLKEGVRAIQEKRRPGFKGN is encoded by the coding sequence ATGCCACTGATTCTTTTTAATCAAGATGGGCCTATAGGAAAAATCACCTTAAACAATCCCGAACAACTCAATGCGATCACGCCAGAAATGGGAGACGAACTCAAAGCGCTTATCCCTCAGCTGAATCAGAAGAAAGAACTCCGCGTCGTGCTTGTGACAGGCACTGGCAAAGCTTTTTCTGCCGGTGGAAATCTGCAATTTATTTTGGATCGTACGAAGAGAACCCCGGAGCAAAATAAACAAGACATGATCGAATTTTATTCCAAATTTTTATCGGTGAGAAATTTGGAAGTCCCCAGCATTGCCATGATCAATGGCCCCAGCATTGGCGCTGGCTTTTGTCTGGCCCTCGCTTGCGACATTCGTTATTCCTCGGACCAAGCCAAAATGGGAGTTAATTTTGCAAAGTTAGGTTTATCTTCGGGAATGGGTGGGCTTTATTTCGTCACCAAATTACTAGGCCCCGCCAAGGCCGCCGATCTCTTCTTTAGCGGACGGACATTAGAAGCTTCTGAAGCTTTTCAGATGGGCTTATTGAACAGAATCTGCAGCCCTGAAAATCTGGAAAAAGAAACTCTGGCTTTTGCAAATCTAATCGCCACCAACGCACCTCTTCCTCTCAAGATTATGAAGAAAGGCCTTCAAAAGGCGGTAAATTGGACTTTAGAGGAAGTGTTTGATTACGAGTCTAGTGGACAAGCCCAGTGTTTCCCCACGGAAGATTTGAAAGAAGGTGTAAGAGCGATTCAAGAAAAACGGAGGCCGGGGTTTAAGGGAAATTGA
- a CDS encoding histone deacetylase: MNKIALVQDPLYLEHLTGALHPESPQRLKAISAMLKNSGLESKTKKLEPRRATPEEIQLIHTPQLFKQIEATQYRESTYLDADTHASEKSFLAAESAVGGLLTALDELLEGNIEQAFCFPRPPGHHAEAHRAMGFCLFNNVAIAAEYALKKKNLKKVFIYDFDVHHGNGTQHVFEDRADVFYLSLHQYPFYPGTGAASEKGQGAGEGYTLNLPLPAGCGDKEYLQNIQNQVEPALLNYKPDLLIVSAGFDAHQRDPLGGMEVSTKGFRAMAESITKMKIKCGNIPVLYSLEGGYDLQGLSESVKEVVEVMLQK, translated from the coding sequence ATGAATAAAATTGCCCTTGTTCAAGACCCTCTTTACTTAGAACACCTCACCGGTGCCTTGCATCCCGAGTCTCCTCAGCGCTTAAAAGCCATTTCTGCAATGCTGAAAAATAGTGGCTTAGAAAGCAAAACCAAAAAACTCGAGCCCCGAAGAGCTACCCCAGAAGAAATCCAACTCATTCATACTCCGCAACTTTTTAAACAAATCGAGGCCACTCAATACCGCGAATCTACTTATCTGGATGCCGATACCCATGCCTCAGAAAAATCTTTTTTAGCGGCGGAGTCTGCGGTGGGGGGATTGTTAACGGCCTTGGATGAATTGCTCGAAGGAAACATTGAACAGGCCTTTTGTTTTCCGCGTCCCCCCGGACACCACGCAGAAGCGCATCGGGCGATGGGTTTCTGTTTATTTAATAATGTGGCGATTGCGGCGGAATATGCGTTGAAGAAAAAAAATCTTAAAAAAGTTTTCATCTACGATTTTGATGTGCATCACGGCAATGGCACTCAGCATGTTTTTGAAGATCGTGCAGATGTGTTTTATCTCTCACTCCATCAATATCCGTTTTATCCTGGCACGGGTGCTGCTTCTGAAAAGGGCCAAGGAGCAGGCGAGGGTTATACGCTCAACCTTCCACTGCCTGCGGGTTGTGGGGATAAGGAATACCTGCAAAATATTCAAAATCAAGTTGAGCCAGCCCTCCTGAATTACAAACCAGATCTCTTGATTGTCTCAGCAGGTTTTGATGCCCATCAACGGGATCCTCTAGGAGGGATGGAAGTGAGTACAAAGGGCTTTCGAGCGATGGCGGAATCCATCACAAAAATGAAAATAAAATGCGGAAACATTCCTGTGCTTTATTCCCTCGAAGGTGGATATGACTTGCAAGGTCTTTCCGAATCGGTAAAGGAAGTGGTTGAGGTGATGCTGCAAAAGTAA
- a CDS encoding peptidylprolyl isomerase, with translation MPSSKEVKVTEKIAVTEPKELTIDAAKHYEATLATSKGDIHLSLNAEKAPWSVNNFVYLAKAGFYEGLTFHRVVPGFVIQGGDPAGNGTGGPGYTVKGETTNGLLHEEGALAWARTGDQINPERRSSGSQFYITLAPTPALDNQYTVFGKTISGMEVVKKIQVGDVINKVTVTEK, from the coding sequence ATGCCTTCTAGCAAAGAAGTAAAAGTGACCGAAAAAATCGCCGTAACCGAACCCAAAGAACTCACTATTGACGCCGCAAAACATTATGAGGCGACTCTTGCTACCAGCAAGGGAGATATCCACCTTTCTTTAAATGCCGAAAAAGCCCCTTGGTCCGTCAATAATTTTGTCTACCTGGCAAAGGCTGGTTTTTACGAGGGCTTAACCTTTCATCGCGTGGTGCCTGGCTTTGTCATTCAAGGCGGAGATCCTGCAGGCAACGGAACAGGTGGCCCTGGATATACCGTGAAGGGCGAAACTACCAATGGCCTTTTGCATGAAGAAGGCGCCTTGGCCTGGGCCCGAACGGGTGATCAAATAAATCCTGAAAGACGTTCCAGTGGTTCTCAATTTTATATCACCTTGGCGCCTACACCTGCCTTGGACAATCAGTACACGGTATTTGGAAAAACAATTTCAGGGATGGAGGTGGTGAAGAAAATTCAAGTGGGGGATGTTA